Below is a genomic region from Leptolyngbya boryana PCC 6306.
CTTGGGAATAAGCGCTTCAAGCTCTACAGTCACATCTGGAGAAGCGATGTCACTTGTTTGAGCCGTAAGTAGTGCTTTTGCGAGCTATCCTGCGCCATCAAAGAGTCTCTGGATTGTAAAGTGTTTGGCAGAAAAAGGATCAGAAGGATCAGCCTGCATGAACAACATGTTCAACCTGCCTAGGTTCCGATGTGAGGAATGCAATCTCTTCACTGCTGGCTGTCCAACTTGAATTGCTTGAAGATACGGAAGGGGTTGCTAAATCGACTCCTTGCATTAAGAGGGAGATTCCCCTAAGGAGCGATGTCTTCCCAAATGCATTTCTGCCAATAATGACCGTGAGCGGAGCGAGGTCGAGTTGGAGTGATTTGTAGCAACAGAAGTGAGAGGGATGTTTGCAGGAGGAAGAGTATGCACGGCAACCAATCCGACAAAATGGAGAAGCTCAAAGGAAAGGAGATCGCGATCGCACTTCTGTACCGCAACGTTGCAGTACAAAGCAAGATCATGCCGACCTCATTTGAGGGCAAACGTTCCCAAGTGTATACTGATGCCTACAAAGCAGCCATGAGCAAAATCGACGAAATCGAAAAACAGCACGTAGATTTTTGTTGGAAATCGAGATAAATCTTGTACTATATGAAATCAACGCTGGAAGGTTAGCGAAGCGTTGACTTGTACCGCAACGTTGCAGTACATCCTTAAAAGTTGCGTTTCAGGAGTTCTAAATGGCATGAAACAGTCGATTCAAGAGACTCTATCAGCCATAACTGGACACAAACAAAGCATTTTCTATCAGTTGATCATGACCCAGTAATAGAATACGGAAACTGAATTTATGCAGGTTAGACTTACGATCGAGAGCAATACGGGTGGTTCTGGAAAAACAACATTAGCCAGCCATCTCGCCTACGCACTGGCGAAAAAGAAACTTCGAGTCGTTTTGATTGAGCTTGATCCGAATGGTTCGCTTGCCTTGTTTACTGGACTGCCAAAGCTGCGACCGGATGAAGTGGAAGATTCAATCTCGTGTATTTTTGAGCGTCAGTTTAAAGGGGATTATCCGCTCGTTCCAGTTTGGGAAGAACATACGAAGTTAGTTCAAGTGATTCGAGGCGGCTCTCCCTTGCATACTGCCATTCGAGGACTGCACTTGCATGAGCGTCCTTATGAAGTGCTGAAGGATCGCTTAGAAGACTATCCGATCGACGCGGATGTGATTATTATTGACACGCCTGCTTCGGTTGAGCCGATGGGATTGATCGCGTTGGCAGCAGCAACTCATTTCATTGCCGCAATCAAGCCAGAGTTCAAAGACTCTTGGAGTTCAAGCGATATGCTGAACTGGTTTTACGAGAAAGTAGACTCGTTGCGCCTGCGTCCTCG
It encodes:
- a CDS encoding AAA family ATPase, which gives rise to MGCRAYSSSCKHPSHFCCYKSLQLDLAPLTVIIGRNAFGKTSLLRGISLLMQGVDLATPSVSSSNSSWTASSEEIAFLTSEPRQVEHVVHAG
- a CDS encoding ParA family protein, which gives rise to MQVRLTIESNTGGSGKTTLASHLAYALAKKKLRVVLIELDPNGSLALFTGLPKLRPDEVEDSISCIFERQFKGDYPLVPVWEEHTKLVQVIRGGSPLHTAIRGLHLHERPYEVLKDRLEDYPIDADVIIIDTPASVEPMGLIALAAATHFIAAIKPEFKDSWSSSDMLNWFYEKVDSLRLRPRPEILGFVPSRVDLQKAVHRNLLGLRADGTTNDKIDPVDTIPYQLQQLEIPCFPHIKESGFFLSASGTGLPVHLYRPDDKITKSFDPIVKEIVKNLKK